From the Luteolibacter arcticus genome, one window contains:
- a CDS encoding alpha/beta hydrolase family protein: protein MKSIAVWVLAMAATAGFVAAEPLAYDPLKVPEVEIVSKTFEVKDAGRNRTLPIRVYLPEGKDAAPVILFSHGLGGSRDNSPYLGNHWAKRGYAVVFVQHPGSDESVWKDAAMLERMGAMKQAASIENYLNRAKDVPAVIDALTRWNGEKDHALSGRLDLEHLGMSGHSFGAQTTQALAGQGARPRLSLAEPRIDAAVMMSPSPPAIGDPAKSFAGIKIPCLLLTGTRDDSPIGNTTPADRLKVFPHLNQAPAWQVVFDQATHMDFGQREKAGSAAGSTRYHKAILALTTAFWDAELKAKPEAKAWLNGEKARSVLVAADRWESNGKAKE, encoded by the coding sequence ATGAAATCAATTGCCGTGTGGGTCTTGGCCATGGCTGCCACAGCCGGATTCGTCGCTGCGGAGCCTCTGGCGTACGATCCGCTGAAAGTGCCCGAGGTGGAGATCGTCTCGAAGACCTTCGAGGTGAAGGACGCCGGGCGGAACCGCACGCTGCCGATCCGTGTTTACTTGCCGGAGGGAAAGGACGCGGCTCCGGTGATTCTCTTTTCCCATGGTCTCGGTGGATCCCGGGACAACAGCCCCTACCTGGGGAATCATTGGGCAAAGCGCGGCTATGCCGTCGTCTTCGTCCAGCATCCCGGCAGCGACGAAAGTGTCTGGAAGGATGCCGCCATGCTGGAAAGGATGGGCGCGATGAAACAGGCCGCTTCGATCGAGAACTATCTCAACCGGGCCAAGGATGTCCCCGCGGTCATCGACGCTCTAACCCGCTGGAACGGAGAAAAGGACCATGCTTTGTCCGGCAGGCTGGATCTCGAGCATCTCGGCATGTCTGGGCATTCGTTCGGTGCCCAGACCACGCAGGCATTGGCGGGGCAGGGGGCACGGCCGCGATTGTCGCTGGCCGAGCCGCGGATCGATGCCGCGGTGATGATGAGCCCGAGTCCTCCGGCGATTGGTGATCCGGCGAAGTCGTTTGCCGGGATCAAGATCCCCTGTCTGCTTCTGACCGGCACCCGCGATGACAGCCCGATCGGCAATACCACCCCGGCGGATCGCTTGAAGGTTTTCCCGCATCTCAATCAAGCACCGGCATGGCAGGTGGTCTTCGATCAAGCGACCCACATGGACTTCGGCCAACGCGAGAAGGCCGGATCTGCCGCGGGATCCACTCGTTATCACAAGGCGATTCTGGCGCTCACCACCGCCTTTTGGGATGCTGAATTGAAAGCCAAGCCGGAGGCCAAGGCTTGGCTGAATGGCGAGAAGGCTCGCTCGGTGCTGGTTGCCGCCGACAGATGGGAGAGCAACGGGAAGGCGAAGGAATGA